The following proteins are encoded in a genomic region of Pseudomonas saponiphila:
- the gspD gene encoding type II secretion system secretin GspD produces the protein MKGSGSNYVRQCRKVAPFLLLALGACSNTTSTTPPPLLVDSELGQPLADTRRSGDALADRERLQAQQAQRPKVLHPVTGSRRGQGTPRSAGVPRNPLGDQPVQLNFVEADIQAVVRALSRSTGQQFLVDPRVKGNLTLVSEGQVPAHQAYDMLLAALRMQGFAVVDVGGVAQVVPEADAKLLGGPIYSGDKPAGNGMLTRTFRLQYENAVNLIPVLRPIVSPNNPINAYPGNNSIVVTDYAENLQRVAQIIDGIDTPSAIDTDVVAVQNGIAVDIATMVAELLETQGADPTQKISVIGDPRSNSIIIRAGSPERTELARNLIYKLDNAQSNPSNLHVVYLRNAQAGKLAQALRGLLTGESDSAGNDGARAMLSGMGGSTQGGQGSAQNSSGTPTGSGTLNSSGSGSAYGQGASASSLSGNAQQNDQNTAFSAGGVTIQADVTTNTLLISAPDPLYRNLREVIDQLDQRRAQVVIESLIVEVGEDDASEFGVQWQAGNLGGRGGFGGVNLGGSGLQGTPGSKTSIDVLPKGLNIGVVNGSVDIPGIGKVLDLKVLARALKSKGGTNVLSTPNLLTLDNEAASIFVGQTIPFVTGSYVTGGGGTSNNPFQTVQREEVGLKLNVRPQISEGGTVKLDIYQEVSSVDPRASVDAGTVTNKRAIDTSILLDDGQIMVLGGLLQDGYSQSNDAVPWLSSIPGIGALFRNEKRSITKTNLMVFLRPYIIRDSGAGRSITLNRYDFMRRAQGQLQPERSWAMPDMQAPQLPAASKAIPGVAPVSLQTPGQGPRATIRAVPVQ, from the coding sequence ATGAAGGGGTCAGGCTCCAACTACGTGCGCCAGTGTCGCAAGGTCGCACCGTTTCTGCTGCTGGCGCTGGGGGCCTGCAGCAACACCACCTCCACCACGCCGCCACCCTTGCTGGTGGACAGTGAACTGGGCCAGCCCCTGGCCGACACCCGGCGCAGCGGTGACGCCCTGGCCGATCGCGAACGCTTGCAGGCGCAACAGGCCCAGCGGCCGAAAGTCCTGCACCCGGTGACCGGCAGCCGCCGCGGCCAGGGCACGCCGCGCAGCGCCGGGGTGCCGCGCAACCCCCTGGGGGACCAGCCGGTGCAACTGAACTTCGTCGAGGCCGATATCCAGGCGGTGGTGCGCGCCTTGTCCCGTTCCACCGGCCAGCAGTTCCTGGTGGACCCGCGGGTCAAGGGCAACCTGACCCTGGTCAGCGAGGGCCAGGTGCCGGCCCATCAGGCCTACGACATGCTGCTGGCGGCCCTGCGCATGCAGGGCTTTGCCGTGGTGGACGTGGGCGGGGTGGCCCAGGTGGTGCCCGAGGCCGATGCCAAGCTGCTGGGCGGGCCGATCTACAGCGGCGACAAACCGGCGGGCAACGGCATGCTGACCCGCACCTTTCGCCTGCAATACGAAAATGCGGTGAACCTGATCCCGGTGCTGCGGCCTATCGTTTCGCCGAACAACCCGATCAATGCCTACCCGGGCAACAACAGCATCGTGGTCACCGACTATGCCGAGAACCTGCAGCGAGTCGCACAGATCATCGACGGCATCGACACCCCCAGCGCCATCGACACCGATGTGGTGGCGGTGCAGAACGGCATAGCCGTGGACATTGCCACCATGGTGGCCGAACTGCTGGAAACCCAGGGCGCCGACCCCACCCAGAAGATCAGCGTGATCGGCGACCCGCGCTCCAACTCCATCATCATCCGCGCCGGCAGCCCGGAGCGCACCGAGCTGGCGCGCAACCTGATCTACAAGCTGGACAACGCCCAGAGCAACCCGAGCAACCTGCACGTGGTCTACCTGCGCAACGCCCAGGCCGGCAAGCTGGCCCAGGCCTTGCGCGGCCTGCTCACCGGCGAGAGCGACAGCGCCGGCAACGATGGTGCCCGAGCCATGCTCAGCGGCATGGGCGGCAGCACCCAGGGCGGCCAGGGCAGCGCCCAGAACAGCAGCGGCACCCCCACCGGCAGCGGCACCCTCAACAGCAGCGGCAGTGGCAGCGCCTATGGCCAGGGCGCCAGCGCCAGCAGCCTGAGCGGCAATGCTCAGCAGAACGACCAGAACACCGCCTTCAGCGCCGGCGGCGTGACCATCCAGGCCGACGTCACCACCAACACCTTGCTGATTTCCGCGCCGGACCCGCTGTACCGCAACCTGCGGGAAGTCATCGACCAGCTCGACCAGCGCCGGGCCCAGGTGGTGATCGAAAGCCTGATCGTCGAAGTCGGCGAAGACGACGCCAGCGAGTTCGGCGTGCAGTGGCAGGCCGGCAACCTCGGCGGGCGTGGCGGCTTTGGCGGGGTCAACCTTGGCGGCAGCGGGCTGCAGGGCACTCCGGGCAGCAAGACCAGCATCGACGTCCTGCCCAAGGGCCTGAACATCGGCGTGGTCAACGGCAGCGTGGACATCCCGGGGATCGGCAAGGTGCTGGACCTCAAGGTCCTGGCCCGGGCCCTGAAGAGCAAGGGCGGGACCAACGTACTGTCGACGCCGAACCTTTTGACCCTGGACAACGAGGCGGCGAGCATCTTCGTCGGCCAGACCATTCCCTTCGTCACCGGCAGCTACGTCACCGGTGGCGGTGGCACCAGCAACAACCCATTCCAGACCGTGCAGCGTGAAGAGGTGGGCTTGAAGCTCAATGTGCGGCCGCAGATTTCCGAAGGCGGCACGGTCAAGCTGGACATCTACCAGGAAGTCAGCAGCGTCGATCCCCGGGCCTCGGTGGACGCCGGGACCGTGACCAACAAGCGGGCGATCGACACCAGCATCCTCCTGGATGACGGGCAGATCATGGTCCTGGGCGGTTTGCTGCAGGACGGCTACAGCCAGAGCAACGACGCGGTGCCTTGGCTGTCGAGCATCCCGGGGATCGGGGCGTTGTTCCGCAACGAGAAGCGCAGCATCACCAAGACCAACCTGATGGTGTTTTTGCGGCCCTACATCATTCGCGACAGCGGCGCGGGGCGCAGCATCACGCTCAATCGCTATGACTTCATGCGCCGTGCCCAGGGGCAGTTGCAGCCCGAACGCAGCTGGGCGATGCCGGATATGCAAGCGCCGCAGTTGCCGGCGGCCAGCAAGGCGATTCCCGGGGTGGCGCCGGTGTCGTTGCAGACACCCGGACAGGGGCCGCGGGCGACGATCAGGGCGGTGCCGGTGCAATGA
- the gspM gene encoding type II secretion system protein GspM — translation MNKARLAQYQARWSRLWTQARGHWKALALREKRLLSATALGVLGLLLWWLLIQPPLKKIDYWQAETPKLRSQAEALEVLLHQAAGTNRRGADLEQALRQTLDQAGLKDRYQLQHTDQAGPESWQLTFEQAPADAVVGWLLGTPRQLSLQVVQARLQRAAADTAQDSAGTLSGTVRMDQAQGAKEAS, via the coding sequence ATGAATAAGGCCCGGCTGGCCCAGTATCAGGCGCGCTGGTCACGCCTCTGGACCCAGGCCCGGGGCCATTGGAAGGCGCTGGCGCTGCGGGAGAAACGGCTGCTGAGCGCCACCGCCCTGGGCGTGCTGGGGCTGTTGCTGTGGTGGCTGTTGATTCAGCCGCCGCTGAAGAAGATCGACTACTGGCAAGCCGAGACGCCGAAGCTGCGCTCCCAGGCCGAGGCCCTGGAAGTGTTGCTGCACCAGGCCGCGGGCACCAACCGCCGGGGCGCCGACCTTGAGCAGGCCCTGCGCCAGACCCTGGACCAGGCCGGGCTCAAGGACCGTTACCAGTTGCAGCACACCGATCAAGCCGGCCCCGAGAGCTGGCAGTTGACCTTTGAGCAGGCCCCGGCGGATGCCGTGGTCGGCTGGCTGCTGGGGACGCCCCGACAGCTTTCACTGCAGGTGGTGCAAGCCCGGCTGCAACGCGCCGCCGCGGACACCGCCCAAGACTCGGCAGGCACACTGTCCGGGACCGTTCGCATGGATCAGGCGCAGGGCGCTAAGGAAGCTTCATGA
- the gspL gene encoding type II secretion system protein GspL — protein MSRLRIALPPLAELLQAPRPLAVPLEYARLDRAGRVTELGRRPLEALGQDARGLALECFLHPQDSLLACIELPPLPAARIKAAVDCAAQALILGCGESMHVAHGPRDAQGQVTLSWLPKSGLQALGELLQQAGLKLSGLYPAPYALAAPAPGQHNLCLLDGQLLLRHGAAQASVQPLVQDTLEQLRASGAELCWIGDDAPEGALQRLPVEQRWSGAAPAWGLQAGATAARGAVQGWGRALGCCALAVAVWVLGLNLYAAREAEQGQRLKSQMSQRVRQVFPQLPVVLNPLQQARQQLAVQQSGAADPSQGFGNLLLQAGSAMPFMVGSVQSLSFADQRLRLELLPDTPKRADSGWQGALTQAGYSVQTEGNGWTLGPATGEPSNVTDNTPGAEDE, from the coding sequence ATGAGCCGCTTGCGCATCGCCTTGCCGCCCCTGGCCGAGCTGTTGCAGGCGCCCCGGCCGCTGGCCGTGCCCCTGGAATACGCCCGGCTGGACCGCGCCGGGCGGGTGACCGAGCTAGGCCGCAGGCCCCTTGAGGCATTGGGCCAGGACGCCCGAGGGCTGGCACTGGAGTGCTTTCTGCACCCGCAGGACAGTCTGCTGGCCTGCATCGAGTTGCCGCCGTTGCCGGCGGCGCGGATCAAGGCCGCGGTGGACTGCGCGGCCCAGGCGCTGATCTTGGGGTGCGGCGAGTCGATGCATGTCGCCCACGGCCCGCGGGATGCCCAGGGGCAGGTGACCTTGAGCTGGCTGCCCAAGAGCGGTTTGCAGGCCCTGGGCGAGTTGCTGCAACAGGCCGGGCTCAAGCTGTCGGGCCTGTACCCGGCGCCCTACGCCCTGGCGGCGCCGGCGCCGGGGCAGCACAACCTGTGCCTGCTGGACGGTCAGTTGCTGCTGCGCCACGGCGCCGCCCAGGCCAGCGTGCAGCCTCTGGTACAGGACACCCTGGAGCAGTTGCGCGCCTCCGGCGCCGAGCTGTGCTGGATCGGTGACGATGCCCCCGAGGGAGCGCTGCAGCGCTTGCCGGTCGAACAGCGCTGGAGCGGTGCGGCGCCGGCCTGGGGCCTGCAGGCGGGGGCGACGGCGGCGCGCGGCGCGGTCCAGGGCTGGGGCCGAGCCCTGGGTTGCTGCGCCCTGGCGGTGGCCGTGTGGGTCCTGGGCCTGAACCTGTATGCCGCCCGTGAGGCCGAGCAGGGCCAGCGCCTCAAGAGCCAGATGAGCCAGCGGGTCCGGCAGGTATTTCCGCAGTTGCCGGTGGTGCTCAATCCGCTGCAACAGGCCCGCCAGCAACTGGCGGTGCAGCAGAGCGGGGCGGCGGACCCGAGCCAGGGCTTCGGCAACCTGCTGCTGCAGGCCGGCAGCGCCATGCCGTTCATGGTGGGCAGCGTGCAGAGCCTGAGCTTTGCCGACCAGCGCCTGCGGCTGGAACTGCTGCCCGATACCCCGAAGCGCGCCGACAGCGGCTGGCAGGGGGCCTTGACCCAGGCCGGCTACAGCGTCCAGACCGAGGGCAATGGCTGGACCCTGGGCCCGGCCACGGGCGAGCCGAGCAATGTCACCGACAACACCCCGGGAGCCGAAGATGAATAA
- the gspK gene encoding type II secretion system minor pseudopilin GspK: MNSHSPGAAKQRGMAIISALLIAAVVAVLAAGMLARQTVLTRAVEAEQARIVGAQVLQGGLEYSRQLLWQARQREVLTRLDQPWARPLGDPAPGASGGGFQGRLQDLQGKFNLRNLVFNQQVDPEQVQAFYQLCQLLGVDAALSRRISQRVIASYPQRLSSPATAAGTPGAFNSGRLTSPGAAQQILPPRQPMLRSLDDLLGVQGVDEALLARLEPYVSVLPGNTWVNGNTASAEVLAAAVPGLSLSQARALVAERDAGHWFINRGDFVNRLHLPFAVQERIKVGITSEWFLLQGQVRRDQRQITLHALLHRPEDRMPQVIWSRVGA, from the coding sequence ATGAACAGTCATTCGCCCGGTGCGGCGAAGCAGCGCGGCATGGCCATCATCAGCGCCTTGCTGATCGCCGCGGTGGTGGCGGTGCTCGCCGCCGGCATGCTGGCGCGGCAGACCGTCCTGACCCGCGCGGTGGAAGCCGAGCAGGCGCGGATCGTCGGCGCCCAGGTCCTTCAGGGCGGCCTCGAATACAGCCGGCAGTTGCTTTGGCAAGCCCGTCAGCGCGAGGTCCTGACCCGGCTCGACCAGCCCTGGGCGCGGCCCCTCGGCGATCCGGCGCCGGGCGCATCCGGCGGCGGTTTCCAGGGCCGCCTGCAGGACCTGCAAGGCAAGTTCAACCTGCGCAACCTGGTGTTCAACCAGCAGGTGGACCCGGAGCAGGTGCAGGCCTTCTACCAGCTGTGCCAGCTGCTCGGCGTCGACGCGGCCCTGAGCCGGCGCATCAGCCAGCGGGTGATCGCCTCCTATCCGCAGCGCCTGTCCAGTCCGGCCACCGCCGCGGGCACTCCTGGTGCCTTCAACAGCGGTCGCCTGACCTCGCCCGGGGCGGCGCAGCAGATCTTGCCGCCGCGCCAGCCGATGCTGCGCAGCCTGGACGACCTGCTGGGCGTTCAGGGCGTCGACGAGGCGTTGCTGGCGCGCCTTGAGCCCTACGTCAGCGTCTTGCCGGGTAACACTTGGGTCAATGGCAACACCGCCAGCGCCGAAGTACTGGCGGCGGCGGTGCCGGGGCTGTCGTTGTCCCAGGCCCGGGCCCTGGTGGCTGAGCGCGACGCCGGGCACTGGTTCATCAACCGTGGCGACTTCGTCAATCGCCTGCACCTGCCCTTTGCCGTGCAGGAACGGATCAAGGTCGGCATCACCAGCGAGTGGTTCCTGCTCCAGGGGCAGGTCCGTCGCGACCAGCGGCAGATCACCCTGCACGCCTTGCTGCACCGCCCCGAGGACCGCATGCCCCAGGTGATCTGGTCGCGGGTGGGCGCATGA
- the gspG gene encoding type II secretion system major pseudopilin GspG — MDIAPVTSTAAPRGQRGFTLIEIMVVVVILGILAVMVVPKVLDRPDQARATAAKQDIAGLMQALKLYRLDHGSYPSMNQGLKVLVERPANAKDSNWRSYLERLPNDPWGRPYHYLNPGANGEVDVFSLGADGQPDGEGVNADIGSWQL; from the coding sequence ATGGATATCGCGCCTGTAACGTCAACCGCCGCACCCCGGGGCCAGCGTGGCTTCACCCTGATCGAGATCATGGTGGTGGTGGTCATCCTCGGGATTCTCGCGGTCATGGTGGTGCCCAAGGTGCTGGACCGTCCGGACCAGGCACGGGCCACCGCGGCCAAGCAGGACATCGCCGGACTGATGCAGGCGCTGAAGCTGTATCGCCTCGACCACGGCAGCTACCCGAGCATGAACCAGGGCCTCAAGGTACTGGTGGAACGTCCGGCCAACGCCAAGGACAGCAACTGGCGCTCCTACCTGGAACGCCTGCCCAACGATCCCTGGGGGCGCCCTTATCACTACCTCAACCCGGGGGCCAACGGCGAAGTGGACGTGTTCTCCCTGGGCGCCGACGGCCAGCCCGACGGCGAAGGCGTGAATGCCGATATCGGCTCCTGGCAGCTCTAA
- the gspI gene encoding type II secretion system minor pseudopilin GspI, whose product MQALRKQAGFTLIEVLVALAIIAVAMAAAVRVAGLMTQSNGLLRDKSLALLAAQSRLAELRLEGRLPSGLKSVDCDQGRLALRCEQSIGAAALPGLLKVSVQVRERGRDAPPLARLETLLGRPQEPRP is encoded by the coding sequence ATGCAAGCCCTGCGCAAACAAGCTGGATTCACCCTGATCGAAGTGCTGGTGGCCCTGGCCATCATTGCCGTGGCGATGGCCGCGGCGGTGCGCGTGGCCGGGCTGATGACCCAGAGCAACGGCCTGCTGCGGGACAAGTCCCTGGCCCTGCTGGCGGCCCAGAGCCGACTTGCCGAGCTGCGCCTGGAAGGTCGTTTACCCAGCGGGTTGAAGAGTGTCGATTGCGACCAGGGGCGCCTGGCGCTGCGCTGCGAACAGTCGATTGGCGCCGCGGCGCTGCCCGGGCTGCTGAAGGTCAGTGTCCAGGTGCGCGAACGCGGCCGCGACGCGCCGCCCCTGGCCCGCCTGGAAACCCTCCTCGGCCGCCCCCAGGAGCCGCGGCCGTGA
- a CDS encoding type II secretion system protein N, translated as MLRAADFSAPRLVQYTALLAALAGVVTWSSLLLTPAESQTPAVAPQVLAARSDSPALQWFANQPSTVEIKVSGVMAGARGAVAILRLNDGPPRSFLAGEQLTPGVRLAAVEADGVLIERGAEQSRIKVSKLADSPPLPRLTR; from the coding sequence ATGCTGCGTGCCGCAGATTTCTCAGCCCCTCGACTGGTGCAGTACACCGCGCTGCTGGCGGCCCTGGCCGGGGTGGTCACCTGGTCGTCGCTGCTGCTGACCCCGGCCGAATCCCAGACCCCGGCCGTGGCGCCCCAGGTGCTCGCGGCCCGTTCCGACAGCCCAGCCCTGCAGTGGTTTGCCAACCAGCCCAGCACCGTGGAGATCAAGGTGTCCGGGGTCATGGCCGGGGCCCGTGGCGCGGTGGCGATCCTGCGCCTGAACGACGGGCCACCGCGCAGCTTCCTGGCCGGCGAACAACTGACCCCGGGCGTGCGCCTGGCGGCAGTGGAGGCCGATGGCGTGCTGATCGAGCGCGGCGCCGAGCAGTCGCGGATCAAGGTCAGCAAGCTGGCGGACTCGCCGCCGTTGCCGCGGCTGACCCGCTGA
- the gspH gene encoding type II secretion system minor pseudopilin GspH, whose product MPSGKQRGFTLIELMVVLVIIGIASAAVGLSLKPDPLQLLRKDAERLAQLLQVAQAEARADGRPITWQATAKGFAFSRRAPSGNGVDDLRGDALLRPRAWETPGLQVRIEPGQRLILNAEWITPPLRLVLSDGRHSLGVERSAAGQLRVVEQP is encoded by the coding sequence ATGCCGTCGGGCAAGCAACGGGGCTTCACCCTGATCGAACTGATGGTGGTCCTGGTGATCATCGGCATCGCCAGCGCGGCGGTGGGCCTGAGCCTCAAGCCCGACCCGCTGCAACTGTTGCGCAAGGACGCCGAACGCCTGGCGCAGCTGCTGCAGGTGGCCCAGGCCGAGGCCCGCGCCGACGGCCGGCCGATCACCTGGCAAGCCACCGCCAAGGGCTTTGCCTTCAGCCGCCGGGCGCCGTCCGGGAACGGCGTCGACGACCTGCGTGGCGATGCCCTGCTGCGCCCCCGCGCCTGGGAAACCCCGGGACTGCAAGTGCGCATCGAACCCGGGCAGCGGCTGATCCTCAACGCCGAGTGGATCACCCCGCCGCTGCGGCTGGTGCTCTCCGACGGCCGCCACAGCCTCGGTGTGGAGCGCAGCGCCGCCGGTCAGTTGCGAGTGGTGGAGCAACCATGA
- the gspJ gene encoding type II secretion system minor pseudopilin GspJ yields MKPGQNGFTLIEVLVAVMLMAIVSLIAWRGLDSVTRADTHLKASTEQTEELLRSLNQLERDVALRAAVQLREPIRADSEEAEPDSPAPLSVRSSDSKGFRLEVIRSAANPGDGLQRVRWWLKGDTLYRAVAEARDRYPLPAPRDGVAVLRRVSDLQVRVWERGKGWRQLSGNRRDNPEGLEIRLTRQTPQGEEHYRQVLGPLE; encoded by the coding sequence ATGAAGCCTGGGCAGAACGGCTTTACCCTGATCGAAGTGCTGGTGGCGGTGATGCTCATGGCCATCGTCAGCCTGATTGCCTGGCGCGGCCTGGACAGCGTCACCCGGGCCGATACCCACCTCAAGGCCAGTACCGAACAGACCGAGGAACTGCTGCGCAGCCTCAACCAGCTAGAGCGCGACGTCGCCCTGCGGGCGGCCGTGCAACTGCGCGAACCGATCCGCGCCGACAGCGAAGAGGCCGAGCCCGACAGCCCGGCGCCGCTGAGCGTGCGCAGCTCCGACAGCAAGGGTTTTCGCCTGGAGGTGATCCGCAGCGCCGCCAACCCCGGCGACGGCCTGCAACGGGTGCGCTGGTGGCTCAAGGGCGACACCCTGTACCGCGCCGTGGCCGAGGCCCGGGACCGCTACCCCCTGCCCGCGCCCCGGGACGGGGTGGCGGTGTTGCGGCGGGTCAGTGACCTGCAGGTGCGGGTCTGGGAGCGCGGCAAGGGCTGGCGCCAGCTCAGCGGCAATCGCCGGGACAACCCCGAGGGCCTGGAGATCCGCCTGACCCGGCAAACGCCCCAGGGTGAAGAACATTACCGCCAGGTACTGGGGCCACTGGAATAA